A window of the Candidatus Margulisiibacteriota bacterium genome harbors these coding sequences:
- the tyrS gene encoding tyrosine--tRNA ligase: MDEDLLKGIEEIISLEELENLLKNNKKLKIKWGADPSAPDLHLGHTVVLRKLKRFQDLGHEIIFLIGNFTATIGDPSGKSKTRKPLTDEEVLRNAKTYQEQVFKILDKKKTVVVYNADWLNKLTSKDLILLTAKYNVARMLERDDFKQRFKKNQSISLHEFIYPLLQGYDSVHLKADIEIGGTDQKFNLLVGRHLQKEYGQKSQVVITMPILEGLDGTEKMSKSLGNHIGLTDTPREMFGKIMSIPDKLLVKYYELLTDYSALEIKTMQKDIQSGKINPRDLKVALGKIIVEQYHDKAAAAQAEQDFIQMFQKKEIPDEIAVIELKKDEYNVSSLLLSCELVASNKEGRRMIEQGAVSIDGQKITDPLFKISTKNDCVLKVGKRKFARIKWQ, from the coding sequence ATGGACGAAGATTTACTTAAAGGTATTGAAGAAATAATCAGTTTGGAAGAACTTGAAAATCTTCTGAAAAACAATAAAAAATTAAAAATCAAATGGGGTGCCGACCCCAGTGCTCCTGACCTGCACCTCGGCCACACGGTCGTTCTTAGAAAACTCAAACGTTTTCAGGATTTGGGTCATGAAATAATCTTTCTAATCGGAAACTTTACCGCGACAATAGGTGACCCATCCGGCAAGTCTAAAACAAGAAAACCTTTAACTGACGAAGAAGTATTAAGAAACGCCAAAACATATCAGGAACAAGTTTTTAAAATTTTAGACAAAAAAAAGACGGTTGTGGTTTATAATGCCGACTGGCTAAATAAGCTGACCTCCAAAGATTTGATTTTATTAACAGCCAAGTATAACGTAGCCCGCATGCTGGAAAGAGATGACTTTAAGCAGCGTTTCAAAAAAAACCAGTCTATCAGCTTGCATGAATTTATTTATCCGTTATTACAGGGTTATGACTCTGTCCATTTAAAAGCGGATATAGAAATCGGCGGTACTGACCAGAAATTTAACCTGCTGGTAGGCAGGCACTTGCAGAAAGAATACGGACAAAAATCTCAGGTCGTAATAACTATGCCGATTTTAGAAGGACTGGACGGTACAGAAAAAATGAGCAAAAGTCTGGGCAATCATATCGGTCTGACAGACACTCCCAGAGAAATGTTCGGCAAAATAATGTCCATACCCGACAAATTGCTGGTTAAATATTATGAATTGCTTACTGACTACTCCGCTTTGGAAATAAAAACCATGCAAAAAGATATACAATCCGGAAAAATTAACCCCAGAGACCTTAAGGTAGCTTTAGGCAAAATTATTGTGGAGCAATACCACGACAAGGCCGCTGCAGCTCAAGCTGAACAGGATTTTATCCAGATGTTCCAAAAAAAAGAAATCCCTGATGAAATAGCGGTAATCGAATTAAAAAAGGACGAATATAATGTCAGCAGCTTGTTGCTGTCCTGCGAGTTAGTTGCCAGTAACAAAGAAGGCCGCAGAATGATTGAACAAGGTGCGGTATCAATAGACGGACAAAAAATAACCGATCCTCTTTTCAAGATTTCAACAAAAAACGATTGCGTTTTGAAGGTAGGCAAACGTAAGTTTGCCAGAATCAAATGGCAATGA
- a CDS encoding glutamate--tRNA ligase yields MIITRFAPSPTGHLHIGGARTALFSYLHARHHGGQFLLRMEDTDIARSSREYADSIMRDLLWVGIEWDNSLIPFQSERLKVYEPYLQKLINKGFAYLKDGAYYLKGQEDIEDFVIKKSDGLPTFHFAVVIDDHEMGVNTIIRGNDHLSNTQKHLLLYKYLELPKPKYFHLPLIVDENGQPFSKRSNDTNVFYYREKFYFSAAVLNFLARLGWGYQNQEIFSKEELIELFDIQKISKNPAKLNNQKLNWLNTQYLKKADIKQLKEYPFEHISQIITLADKDGDKKNLLLQLQQKAYDLAELDKLTVPFLPGFEAAQYFQDEFGEISKDLAVLIRNIKEWSIKTIEESINIWLCAQQKELKLIAAPLRKILTGQEKSLDLFSLLYYLGKEEVLRRLNAI; encoded by the coding sequence ATGATTATTACTCGTTTTGCTCCAAGCCCGACCGGACATTTGCATATCGGAGGAGCCAGGACCGCTCTTTTCAGTTATCTGCATGCCAGGCATCATGGAGGGCAATTCCTTTTACGCATGGAGGATACGGACATCGCTCGTTCCAGCCGCGAATATGCCGACAGCATTATGCGAGACTTGCTATGGGTCGGGATTGAATGGGACAATTCCCTTATTCCCTTCCAATCGGAACGGCTCAAAGTATATGAGCCTTATCTGCAAAAATTGATAAACAAAGGATTTGCCTACCTTAAAGATGGAGCTTATTATCTCAAGGGACAAGAAGATATCGAGGATTTCGTAATCAAGAAATCCGACGGTTTACCGACTTTTCATTTCGCTGTAGTCATTGATGATCATGAAATGGGCGTAAATACTATTATTCGTGGCAACGATCATTTAAGCAATACGCAGAAACACCTGTTGCTTTATAAATATCTGGAACTACCCAAACCAAAATATTTTCATCTTCCTTTAATTGTTGATGAAAACGGTCAGCCTTTCAGCAAGAGAAGCAACGATACTAATGTTTTTTATTACAGGGAAAAATTTTATTTCAGCGCAGCTGTATTAAATTTTCTGGCCAGGCTTGGTTGGGGCTATCAGAACCAGGAAATTTTTTCCAAAGAGGAATTGATAGAGCTTTTTGATATTCAGAAGATTTCAAAAAATCCGGCCAAACTTAACAATCAAAAACTTAACTGGCTGAACACACAATATCTGAAGAAAGCTGACATAAAACAGCTTAAAGAATATCCTTTTGAACATATTTCACAGATTATAACATTGGCAGATAAGGATGGTGATAAAAAAAACTTGCTGTTACAGCTACAACAGAAGGCTTATGACCTGGCTGAGCTTGATAAGCTGACTGTTCCTTTTTTGCCCGGATTTGAGGCAGCACAATACTTTCAGGATGAGTTTGGAGAAATAAGTAAGGATTTGGCAGTACTAATCAGAAACATAAAAGAATGGTCAATAAAAACTATTGAAGAAAGTATAAATATATGGTTGTGTGCACAGCAAAAAGAACTCAAACTTATTGCTGCTCCTTTAAGAAAAATTTTAACCGGGCAGGAGAAATCACTGGATTTATTCTCACTCCTTTATTATCTGGGAAAAGAAGAGGTTCTGAGAAGACTGAATGCTATTTAG
- the tsaD gene encoding tRNA (adenosine(37)-N6)-threonylcarbamoyltransferase complex transferase subunit TsaD has product MITIGIESSCDETSIGIIENGRKVLANIISSQIKFHKKYGGVVPEMASRLHVLKIIPVLEEAQKKAGIVFKNINLIAATQGPGLLGALSTGFTAGKTLAYTLDLPFIGVNHIEGHIYANLCDEEKEFVFPALALIASGGHTQLILIKKEFKYQLISNTLDDAIGEAFDKSARVIGLGYPGGQIIDRLAKEGDKKAFKFPSVKTPAPLDFSFSGLKTAVIRLAKEYNLVDKPKDSQIIKDFCASLQNKLIQELVQKTFLAAEQFQVKHIIVAGGVSANSLLREEITKRSGYEIALPALKYCTDNGAMIASAGYYRYKKGFSTPLSAKPFASFSDLN; this is encoded by the coding sequence ATGATAACCATTGGTATAGAATCGTCTTGTGATGAAACTTCGATTGGGATTATTGAAAACGGCCGAAAGGTTTTGGCTAATATTATATCGTCACAAATTAAGTTTCATAAAAAATATGGCGGAGTTGTTCCGGAAATGGCCTCCCGTCTGCATGTCCTAAAAATTATCCCCGTCTTGGAAGAAGCGCAAAAAAAGGCAGGAATTGTTTTTAAAAATATTAATTTAATTGCGGCTACTCAGGGGCCGGGGCTTTTGGGAGCTTTGAGCACAGGCTTTACAGCCGGGAAGACATTGGCCTATACATTGGACCTTCCTTTTATTGGAGTGAACCATATTGAGGGGCACATTTATGCCAATCTCTGTGATGAAGAGAAAGAATTTGTATTCCCTGCGCTGGCATTGATTGCATCAGGCGGGCATACCCAGTTAATCCTGATAAAAAAGGAGTTTAAATATCAGTTAATAAGCAATACACTGGACGATGCCATAGGAGAAGCTTTTGACAAATCTGCCCGGGTAATAGGTTTGGGCTATCCCGGAGGTCAGATTATAGACAGACTGGCAAAAGAAGGCGACAAGAAAGCTTTCAAATTTCCCAGCGTAAAAACACCGGCGCCACTTGATTTCAGCTTCAGTGGGCTAAAAACCGCCGTTATCAGACTAGCCAAAGAATATAATCTTGTCGATAAACCCAAAGATTCGCAAATTATCAAGGATTTTTGCGCGTCTTTGCAAAACAAGCTTATTCAGGAGTTGGTCCAAAAAACTTTTTTGGCTGCTGAGCAGTTTCAGGTCAAGCATATAATTGTTGCAGGCGGAGTTTCTGCGAATTCATTATTACGTGAGGAGATTACAAAAAGAAGCGGTTATGAAATAGCACTTCCTGCCTTAAAGTACTGTACCGATAACGGAGCAATGATTGCTTCGGCCGGATATTATCGTTATAAAAAGGGATTTTCGACACCGCTGTCTGCCAAACCATTTGCCAGTTTTTCTGACCTCAACTAG